The Nitrosomonas cryotolerans ATCC 49181 genome includes a window with the following:
- the clpB gene encoding ATP-dependent chaperone ClpB — MRYEKLTTKFQQALADAQSIAVGQDNAYIEPQHLLLALLQQQDGGTVSLLQRSGANAVAIRDALRKSIQRLSKVEGTGGEIGISRTLGNLLNLADKEAQKRNDQFIASEMFLLAILQDKGETGLLLKQHGANYAALEQAIIAVRGGENITDAEAETSRESLKKYTLDLTERARLGKLDPVIGRDDEIRRAIQVLQRRTKNNPVLIGEPGVGKTAIVEGLAQRIIKGEVPENLKNKRVLSLDMAALLAGAKYRGEFEERLKSVLKELAQDQGSTIVFIDELHTVVGAGKAEGAMDAGNMLKPALARGELHCVGATTLNEYRKYIEKDAALERRFQKVLVDEPTVEATIAILRGLQEKYEVHHGVDITDPAIVAAAELSNRYITDRFLPDKAIDLIDEAAARIRMEIDSKPEAMDKLDRRLIQLKIEREAIKRETDEASLKRLQLLEDEIKQKEREYADLEEIWKTEKSHVQGSQQIKEEMEKVKLEMEAATRQGDWQTVSELQYGRIPKLEAQLKSQLDDQHQQSEFTGQNKVASIPKLLRTQVGAEEIAEVVSRATGIPVSKMMQGEREKLLLMEKKLHERVVGQDEAVRLVSDAIRRSRAGLSDPNRPYGSFLFLGPTGVGKTELCKSLAGFLFDSVDHLVRIDMSEFMERHSVARLIGAPPGYVGYEEGGYLTEIVRRKPYSVILLDEIEKAHPDVFNVLLQVLDDGRMTDGQGRTVDFKNTVIVMTSNLGSQMIQEMSGDDYQVIKLAVMGEVKFHFRPEFINRIDEVIVFHSLDEKHIKSIAQIQLRYLTARLAKLEIELQVTEAALTELSRAGFDPVFGARPLKRAVQAQIENPLAKELLEGHFVAKDTIQVDCKNGIIQFSKISGSI, encoded by the coding sequence ATGCGTTATGAGAAATTAACCACCAAATTTCAACAGGCATTAGCTGATGCACAAAGCATAGCTGTTGGCCAGGATAATGCGTACATTGAACCCCAGCATCTTCTACTGGCGCTATTACAACAACAAGATGGTGGCACCGTTTCATTACTACAGCGTTCTGGTGCAAATGCTGTAGCCATTCGGGACGCACTAAGAAAAAGTATACAGCGCTTATCTAAAGTAGAGGGTACTGGTGGAGAAATTGGTATTTCACGTACGCTTGGTAATCTGCTCAATCTCGCTGATAAGGAAGCACAGAAACGGAATGATCAGTTTATTGCATCAGAAATGTTTCTACTGGCCATTCTTCAAGACAAAGGTGAGACAGGGTTATTATTAAAACAACATGGTGCCAATTATGCCGCGCTGGAACAGGCAATCATTGCGGTACGCGGCGGAGAGAACATCACCGATGCGGAAGCTGAAACTAGCCGTGAATCACTAAAGAAATATACCCTGGATCTAACCGAACGTGCTCGGCTAGGAAAACTTGACCCCGTAATAGGGCGTGATGATGAGATTCGTCGTGCCATCCAGGTACTGCAACGACGCACTAAAAATAATCCGGTATTAATTGGTGAACCGGGTGTGGGTAAGACTGCGATTGTAGAAGGCCTGGCTCAACGTATCATCAAGGGAGAGGTCCCAGAAAATCTAAAAAATAAAAGAGTACTGTCACTCGATATGGCCGCATTATTGGCCGGCGCCAAATATCGAGGAGAATTTGAAGAACGCCTCAAGTCCGTATTGAAAGAACTCGCACAAGATCAAGGTAGCACTATCGTGTTTATCGATGAACTTCATACTGTAGTCGGTGCGGGCAAAGCGGAAGGGGCAATGGATGCGGGAAATATGTTGAAACCGGCACTGGCACGTGGAGAACTACATTGCGTGGGCGCTACTACGCTAAATGAGTATCGCAAATATATTGAAAAAGATGCCGCACTGGAACGACGTTTTCAAAAAGTACTGGTGGATGAACCGACCGTTGAAGCCACTATCGCAATCTTGCGCGGCCTACAAGAAAAATATGAAGTACACCATGGTGTCGACATTACTGATCCCGCAATCGTCGCGGCAGCTGAATTATCTAATCGCTATATTACTGATCGTTTTCTACCCGATAAGGCCATTGATTTAATCGATGAAGCGGCAGCGCGGATTCGCATGGAAATCGATTCCAAACCGGAGGCAATGGATAAGCTGGATCGGCGTTTGATACAACTTAAAATTGAACGTGAAGCTATTAAAAGAGAAACAGACGAAGCCTCTTTAAAACGCTTACAGTTATTGGAAGATGAAATAAAGCAAAAGGAACGCGAATACGCTGACCTGGAGGAAATATGGAAAACAGAGAAGTCGCATGTTCAAGGGTCACAGCAGATCAAAGAAGAAATGGAGAAGGTTAAACTGGAAATGGAAGCAGCGACCCGCCAAGGAGATTGGCAGACGGTCTCTGAATTACAGTATGGGCGTATTCCAAAACTCGAGGCACAACTAAAATCTCAGCTCGATGATCAACATCAGCAAAGCGAATTCACCGGGCAAAACAAGGTAGCCAGTATACCTAAACTGCTGCGTACTCAGGTTGGTGCAGAAGAAATTGCCGAGGTCGTTTCACGCGCTACCGGCATACCCGTTTCCAAAATGATGCAGGGTGAACGCGAAAAACTTTTGTTGATGGAAAAAAAGCTGCATGAGCGTGTGGTGGGTCAAGATGAAGCCGTACGGCTTGTCTCCGATGCAATTCGTCGGTCACGTGCAGGACTTTCTGATCCCAATCGACCCTATGGTTCCTTCCTGTTCCTGGGACCTACCGGCGTTGGTAAAACCGAGTTATGCAAATCACTTGCTGGATTTCTGTTTGACTCAGTGGATCATCTCGTTCGCATTGATATGTCAGAATTCATGGAGAGGCATTCTGTAGCACGGCTGATTGGCGCACCGCCTGGATATGTCGGTTACGAGGAAGGCGGCTATCTTACCGAGATCGTGCGCAGGAAACCTTATTCTGTCATTTTGCTGGATGAAATTGAAAAGGCACATCCCGATGTATTCAATGTACTGCTGCAGGTACTTGATGATGGTCGCATGACTGACGGTCAAGGACGCACCGTTGATTTCAAAAACACGGTTATTGTGATGACATCTAATCTTGGCTCACAGATGATACAGGAAATGTCAGGTGATGATTATCAAGTCATCAAGCTGGCTGTAATGGGAGAAGTAAAATTTCATTTTCGCCCGGAATTTATCAATCGGATAGATGAAGTCATCGTTTTCCATTCATTGGATGAAAAACATATCAAATCAATAGCGCAGATACAATTAAGATACCTTACAGCAAGGTTGGCGAAACTGGAAATAGAACTGCAAGTAACGGAAGCGGCCTTAACAGAGCTTTCCAGGGCAGGCTTTGATCCAGTTTTTGGTGCGCGTCCATTAAAGCGGGCAGTTCAGGCACAAATAGAAAACCCACTGGCAAAGGAACTATTGGAAGGTCATTTTGTCGCAAAAGATACGATTCAGGTAGATTGCAAGAATGGCATCATACAATTTTCAAAAATAAGTGGTTCTATCTAA
- the nadC gene encoding carboxylating nicotinate-nucleotide diphosphorylase produces MLDEIRNNVRQALIEDIGEGDLTASLIPAEKNLTAYIINRGVAVLCGIPWFEACFQALSSEIQIHWFAKDGEVVYADQKICEIKGNARILLTAERTALNFLQVLSAVATCTQHYVEAVSGTKAVIVDTRKTLPGLRFAQKYAVKCGGGVNHRFGLYDGILIKENHIIAAGGVRQALSSAQEIAPHGIFIQIEVETLEELQIALTAGAKMILLDNFSLNQLREAVVLASQATGERAILEASGNVTLEKVRRIAETGVDRISIGSLTKDIKAVDLSMRFS; encoded by the coding sequence TTGCTAGATGAAATTAGAAATAACGTCAGGCAGGCATTGATAGAAGACATCGGAGAAGGTGATTTAACTGCATCACTGATTCCAGCTGAAAAGAACCTGACTGCTTATATTATAAATAGAGGGGTTGCTGTTTTATGTGGTATTCCATGGTTCGAAGCCTGTTTTCAGGCACTCTCATCAGAGATTCAGATACACTGGTTTGCCAAAGACGGAGAAGTGGTTTACGCAGATCAGAAGATATGTGAGATCAAAGGAAATGCCCGGATCTTATTAACGGCTGAACGAACTGCATTAAATTTTCTACAGGTATTGTCTGCAGTTGCAACCTGTACACAACATTACGTTGAGGCTGTGTCAGGCACAAAAGCAGTCATTGTTGATACTCGTAAAACGTTGCCAGGACTTAGATTCGCACAAAAATATGCGGTTAAATGCGGCGGGGGGGTGAATCACCGTTTTGGACTGTATGACGGCATATTAATTAAAGAGAATCATATTATTGCAGCCGGTGGAGTTAGGCAGGCTTTGAGTAGCGCACAGGAGATTGCACCCCATGGTATATTTATTCAAATTGAGGTAGAAACATTAGAAGAATTGCAGATCGCGTTGACGGCCGGTGCAAAAATGATTTTATTAGATAATTTTAGTCTGAATCAGTTGCGTGAGGCCGTTGTTCTGGCCAGCCAGGCAACAGGTGAGCGCGCGATATTAGAAGCATCTGGGAATGTTACCTTGGAAAAGGTACGCAGGATAGCGGAAACAGGGGTAGATAGAATTTCTATTGGAAGCCTGACAAAGGATATAAAGGCCGTTGATTTATCGATGCGTTTTTCATAG
- a CDS encoding diacylglycerol/lipid kinase family protein encodes MSQQVCINRLESGTAKVGLLFNPMSGQVRKRGKIIKKALSDIPCGLIREASSAVAFQTSVDALMQAEIDLLVIVAGDGTIHAVLSHLFATQPRAKWPLLAIIPGGTTNMTSLDLGIRGKPEQALQRLRSYLLQPSTPILIRRSVLCIEQAGSTKIYGLFFAVGLVARGVKFSRSSVKQLGLTGGIFTLLIMLRSLAGMILGSHQNEWAPVQMSILDANGKTHHGTYLFALVSALDCLLLGIRPYWGQEQAPLHITWVDQQRKHLWSSLWPLLSGRGRILKEEEGYHSYNTHALALHMNDEYIVDGELYRSVSQDIPLYITATDPINFLAL; translated from the coding sequence ATGAGCCAACAAGTCTGTATTAACCGTCTGGAATCAGGGACTGCCAAGGTTGGGTTGCTTTTTAACCCTATGAGTGGACAGGTCCGGAAACGTGGAAAGATTATAAAAAAAGCACTCAGCGACATACCTTGCGGCCTTATCCGCGAAGCCAGCAGTGCAGTGGCGTTCCAAACATCAGTCGATGCACTCATGCAAGCTGAAATTGATTTATTAGTCATTGTAGCAGGAGATGGCACAATACATGCTGTACTCAGCCATTTGTTCGCAACTCAACCACGTGCCAAATGGCCTCTGCTGGCTATTATTCCAGGTGGCACAACCAATATGACATCACTGGATCTGGGCATTCGTGGCAAACCGGAGCAGGCCCTGCAGCGACTCCGATCCTATCTGCTGCAGCCATCGACACCGATATTGATACGACGCTCTGTTTTGTGTATCGAACAAGCAGGCTCTACCAAAATATATGGACTATTCTTTGCTGTCGGGTTGGTTGCAAGAGGCGTCAAATTTTCCCGTAGTAGCGTTAAACAACTGGGCCTAACCGGTGGGATATTTACTCTTCTTATTATGCTACGTTCCCTGGCAGGTATGATTCTGGGTAGCCATCAAAATGAATGGGCACCCGTTCAAATGTCCATACTTGATGCCAATGGCAAAACACATCATGGAACCTACCTGTTTGCGCTTGTTAGTGCACTGGACTGTCTGCTCTTGGGCATACGCCCCTACTGGGGACAAGAACAGGCACCACTTCATATCACATGGGTAGACCAACAACGCAAGCACCTCTGGTCCTCATTATGGCCTTTGCTTTCAGGCCGAGGGCGCATACTCAAAGAAGAGGAAGGTTATCACAGCTACAACACACACGCATTGGCATTGCACATGAATGACGAATATATTGTAGATGGCGAACTGTATCGGTCAGTCAGCCAGGATATTCCCTTATATATTACGGCAACAGACCCCATCAACTTTTTAGCGCTATAG
- the dapA gene encoding 4-hydroxy-tetrahydrodipicolinate synthase → MFKGSLVAIVTPMDEDGGLDLECYRALIDYHITQGTNGIVVVGTTGESPTVDFEEHQLLMRTAVDHAAGRIPIIAGTGANSTREAIDLSIYAKNAGVNACLSVAPYYNKPTQEGLYQHFKAIAEAVDIPQILYNVPGRTVADIANNTALRLAQVPNIVGIKDATGDIGRGGDLLRRAPQDFLIYSGDDVSSLAFLLLGGHGVISVTANVAPKLIREMCDAAFSGDLSAARSANNKLMRLHTDLFIEANPIPVKWAVAQMGLINKGIRLPLTPLSNHHHQLVREAMNLAEIYDLKG, encoded by the coding sequence ATGTTTAAAGGTAGCTTGGTCGCTATCGTCACCCCTATGGATGAAGATGGCGGATTAGATCTAGAATGCTATCGTGCCCTAATTGATTATCATATCACTCAAGGTACCAATGGCATTGTCGTAGTTGGCACAACAGGTGAGTCTCCTACAGTAGATTTTGAGGAACATCAGCTTCTGATGCGTACCGCGGTTGATCATGCTGCGGGACGTATCCCTATAATAGCTGGAACTGGTGCAAACTCGACTCGGGAGGCAATTGATTTATCCATTTACGCAAAGAATGCGGGCGTGAATGCTTGCTTATCTGTAGCCCCCTATTACAATAAGCCCACCCAGGAAGGATTGTATCAACATTTCAAAGCAATCGCCGAGGCGGTAGATATCCCACAAATTTTGTATAACGTACCGGGTAGAACTGTCGCAGATATTGCCAACAATACGGCCTTGAGGCTTGCTCAAGTTCCAAATATTGTCGGGATTAAAGATGCAACAGGCGACATCGGACGAGGTGGTGATTTGTTGCGGCGCGCACCGCAGGATTTCCTGATTTATAGCGGAGATGATGTCAGTTCACTGGCTTTTTTATTACTGGGGGGGCATGGTGTTATTTCAGTGACAGCTAATGTTGCTCCAAAATTGATACGTGAAATGTGTGACGCGGCATTTTCTGGTGATCTATCAGCAGCTCGCTCTGCCAATAACAAGCTCATGCGTTTACATACCGACTTATTTATCGAAGCTAACCCGATTCCTGTAAAGTGGGCAGTTGCACAAATGGGGCTAATCAACAAAGGGATACGCCTACCATTGACTCCCTTATCAAATCATCATCACCAGCTTGTCAGAGAAGCCATGAATTTAGCTGAGATTTATGATTTAAAGGGATGA
- a CDS encoding FMN-binding glutamate synthase family protein has protein sequence MPSVIDLIIYSIGTMLGLLIIGTIILWFIQDITQKKHAVLRNYPVIGRLRFIFEKQGKYFRQYFFSNDRDEMPFNRATRAWVYKNAKDKGSIVGFGSTYDLREPGSIIFVNAAFPILEEEQLPTPSLLIGEGYCKHPFAARSIINISGMSYGAISAPAVRALSRGAEKAGCWLNTGEGGLAPYHQEGDCDVIMQIGTAKYGIRDENGNFSPERAKELAKVVKAFEIKLSQGAKPGKGGLLPAAKIGHEIAAIRGIPAHQDSISPNRHRDIGSIDELLDKIIYIRDLTGRPVGIKTAIGGWHFINELCNAINRRGHEYAPDFITIDGGEGGSGAAPETLLDYVSLSITEALPRVVDSLLQSGLKQRIRIVAAGKLVTSAQGAWALCAGADFINTARGFMFSLGCIQAMRCHTNTCPTGVTTHDARLQKGLVVQEKYLRVANYAINVNKEINMIAHSCGLHHARELKREHVRITETAGKSIALNLLYPYPEVQNEVQKQTPGATD, from the coding sequence ATGCCAAGTGTAATAGATTTGATTATATATAGTATAGGCACTATGTTGGGCCTTCTCATTATTGGTACGATCATACTGTGGTTCATCCAGGATATCACTCAGAAGAAACATGCCGTATTGCGCAACTATCCAGTAATCGGACGGCTACGTTTTATTTTCGAAAAACAGGGAAAATATTTTCGACAGTACTTCTTTTCCAATGACAGAGATGAAATGCCGTTTAACCGCGCAACACGAGCCTGGGTTTATAAGAATGCAAAAGATAAGGGCAGTATAGTTGGCTTTGGTTCTACCTATGATTTGCGCGAACCCGGCTCAATTATTTTTGTTAATGCGGCATTTCCTATCTTGGAAGAAGAACAACTACCCACCCCCTCACTTCTGATTGGTGAAGGCTATTGTAAGCATCCCTTTGCGGCCCGATCAATTATCAATATCAGCGGGATGAGCTATGGCGCTATTTCAGCACCGGCTGTCCGTGCATTATCACGCGGCGCAGAAAAGGCTGGATGCTGGTTAAATACGGGAGAAGGCGGTCTTGCACCTTACCATCAGGAAGGCGACTGCGACGTTATCATGCAAATTGGCACAGCCAAATACGGTATTCGTGATGAAAACGGTAATTTCTCGCCAGAACGCGCCAAAGAACTCGCCAAGGTAGTTAAAGCATTCGAAATAAAACTTTCCCAAGGAGCCAAACCAGGCAAAGGCGGATTACTCCCAGCTGCTAAAATAGGTCATGAAATCGCTGCCATTCGCGGTATTCCTGCACATCAGGACTCGATTAGCCCCAATCGCCACAGAGATATTGGCAGCATTGACGAGTTACTCGATAAAATTATTTATATTCGAGATCTCACAGGACGTCCAGTCGGTATAAAAACAGCGATTGGTGGATGGCATTTTATCAATGAATTATGCAATGCCATCAATCGACGGGGTCATGAATACGCACCAGATTTTATCACTATTGATGGTGGCGAGGGTGGCAGCGGTGCTGCACCAGAAACCTTGCTCGATTATGTAAGTCTGTCGATTACAGAAGCATTGCCGCGGGTTGTTGATTCATTATTGCAGTCTGGCTTAAAGCAGCGCATACGGATAGTTGCGGCCGGAAAACTAGTAACTTCAGCGCAAGGAGCATGGGCACTATGTGCAGGTGCTGATTTTATTAATACCGCGCGGGGCTTCATGTTTTCGCTCGGATGTATCCAGGCCATGCGTTGCCATACAAATACTTGCCCCACCGGCGTCACAACGCATGACGCACGTCTGCAGAAAGGTCTGGTTGTACAGGAAAAATACTTGCGCGTCGCTAATTATGCTATCAATGTCAATAAAGAAATTAATATGATTGCTCATTCATGCGGGTTGCACCATGCACGCGAATTAAAACGCGAACACGTACGTATCACTGAGACAGCGGGAAAAAGCATCGCACTCAACCTCTTGTATCCTTACCCTGAAGTGCAAAATGAAGTACAAAAGCAGACTCCGGGTGCAACAGATTGA
- a CDS encoding DUF2959 domain-containing protein, producing MYFLQRLFIFSFVSSLLACSSVQYGILEKVGIPKRDVMVYRVEKARDTQEETKAQFKSALAQFTAVTNFKGGDLETIYNQLNSEYEASVSKAQEVSKRIADIEDIAQALFSEWEQEITQYNNISLKHSSQNKLNATKTHYRQLLSLMKSAETKIKPVLRVFSDHVLFLKHNLNARAIASLKGELGIMKADVSSLITSMEKSIHEANAFINTMEK from the coding sequence GTGTATTTTTTACAGCGTTTATTCATTTTCTCTTTTGTTTCAAGCTTACTTGCTTGCTCAAGTGTGCAATACGGCATATTAGAAAAAGTAGGCATCCCTAAACGAGATGTCATGGTTTATCGGGTTGAAAAAGCCCGCGACACACAAGAGGAAACCAAAGCACAATTTAAATCCGCGTTGGCACAGTTTACCGCTGTCACCAACTTTAAAGGAGGCGATCTCGAAACGATATACAATCAATTAAACAGTGAGTACGAAGCCAGTGTCAGTAAAGCCCAGGAAGTCAGTAAGCGTATTGCAGATATAGAAGATATTGCTCAAGCATTATTTTCCGAATGGGAACAAGAAATCACGCAATATAACAATATCTCACTTAAACATAGCAGCCAGAATAAGCTGAATGCAACTAAAACACACTACAGGCAGCTTCTCTCTTTAATGAAAAGTGCAGAAACCAAAATTAAACCGGTACTCCGCGTATTCAGTGACCATGTATTGTTTCTGAAGCACAATCTTAATGCACGCGCGATTGCTTCGCTAAAAGGAGAATTAGGAATCATGAAGGCGGACGTGTCATCCTTGATCACTTCGATGGAAAAATCCATTCATGAAGCAAATGCTTTCATTAACACTATGGAAAAATAG
- a CDS encoding CDP-alcohol phosphatidyltransferase family protein, which produces MSTYIYIIGESETKIWGLSGQERLQRMLRSIKQTILVNSIEEIPATAPVLFLSANYLFDIRVLTALITMQSQMALYSYHEMPVAVRTDSAQARQILKALLDNGTTRAISALPRYDLKDLKIDFQQNLKKKDPPYLLPINQTNRKLLEAELFAGSYKGVTDLVTKWLWPWPAYWSTHFCVRYGIQPNQVTLLSLVFAVLAGIAFWQGYFGTGLAMGWFMTFLDTVDGKLARVTVTSSRLGDILDHGLDIIHPPIWYFAWGIGLATTLNPITHLESLIWLMFIGYVGGRLCEGAFQLWLAPFDIFIWRKLDSFNRLITARRNPNLILLTYGWLTGRPDIGFLLVIIWHLLSTAILSGRLIAGWRTWRHHRPLRSWLQDIDPSQDRNELAVRIFTRAPIESKNQG; this is translated from the coding sequence ATGTCAACTTATATTTATATCATCGGTGAAAGTGAAACAAAGATTTGGGGTCTAAGTGGTCAAGAACGCCTGCAACGTATGCTCAGGAGCATCAAACAAACCATACTGGTCAATAGTATAGAAGAAATTCCAGCGACAGCGCCGGTACTCTTTTTATCTGCCAATTATTTATTCGACATCAGGGTATTAACAGCATTGATCACAATGCAGTCACAAATGGCTCTGTACAGCTATCATGAGATGCCAGTAGCAGTACGCACGGATAGCGCTCAAGCCAGGCAGATACTTAAAGCGCTATTAGATAATGGTACAACACGGGCTATTTCTGCACTCCCCCGCTATGACCTTAAAGATTTAAAAATCGATTTTCAGCAAAATTTGAAGAAAAAGGATCCACCCTACCTATTACCCATCAACCAGACAAATCGTAAGTTACTCGAAGCAGAGCTTTTTGCTGGGTCGTATAAAGGCGTCACCGATCTTGTCACAAAGTGGCTATGGCCTTGGCCTGCATACTGGTCAACACACTTTTGTGTTCGTTATGGCATACAACCCAATCAGGTTACCTTACTCAGCTTGGTATTCGCCGTGCTCGCCGGAATTGCATTCTGGCAAGGCTACTTCGGCACCGGTTTGGCAATGGGCTGGTTCATGACCTTCCTAGATACCGTAGATGGGAAGCTGGCACGCGTCACGGTCACATCAAGCCGCCTAGGCGATATACTAGATCACGGACTGGATATTATTCACCCGCCTATCTGGTATTTCGCTTGGGGAATAGGACTGGCAACCACGTTAAATCCCATTACGCATCTAGAATCACTGATATGGTTGATGTTTATTGGCTATGTCGGCGGGCGCTTATGCGAGGGAGCCTTTCAGCTTTGGTTAGCCCCATTTGATATCTTTATCTGGCGCAAACTCGATTCATTTAATCGTTTGATTACGGCACGGCGCAATCCCAACCTGATCTTATTAACCTATGGCTGGCTAACAGGGCGGCCTGATATCGGTTTTTTGCTAGTGATTATCTGGCACTTACTTTCCACAGCTATTCTGAGCGGACGACTCATAGCTGGATGGCGCACTTGGCGCCATCATCGACCTTTACGTTCATGGTTGCAAGACATTGACCCCAGTCAAGACAGGAATGAGCTCGCAGTCAGAATTTTTACCCGCGCACCAATTGAATCCAAAAATCAGGGTTAA
- the tnpA gene encoding IS200/IS605 family transposase yields the protein MQVDNDVRTGRHCIFNLHVHLVFVTKYRRDVFSGRVLIDLEEIFKNVCLDFEAELVEFNGKHDHIHLLVNYPPKIAISNLVNSLKGVSSRLIRKKNYPEIKNKLWGNMLWSPSYFAGSCGGAPLSIIKQYIEQQQRPH from the coding sequence ATGCAAGTTGATAACGATGTAAGAACAGGAAGACATTGTATTTTTAATCTTCATGTTCATTTGGTCTTTGTAACAAAATACCGTAGAGATGTTTTCTCCGGAAGGGTATTAATTGATTTGGAAGAAATATTTAAAAACGTGTGTTTGGATTTTGAAGCAGAATTGGTGGAATTTAACGGTAAGCATGATCATATTCACCTTTTAGTTAACTATCCACCAAAAATTGCTATTTCTAACTTGGTAAATAGTTTGAAAGGCGTTTCAAGCCGACTTATTCGCAAAAAGAATTATCCCGAAATTAAAAATAAGCTTTGGGGTAATATGCTTTGGAGTCCAAGCTATTTTGCGGGTAGTTGTGGTGGAGCACCACTCTCGATTATTAAGCAATATATTGAACAACAGCAAAGACCGCATTAA